The genomic window AAAAAAGGAACAAGAAGAATTGCACCGAGCTCACCTCAGAATCCAGTGCTTTGAGCACAACTTCTGGTATTGGATCTGGGCAGAATTCATCAGGTAGGAAGCTGTCGAGGATCCGCTTGATCATTGATGCACTGAATGTTGGACAAACCTttcaaagtgaaaaaaaaaaaaagaaagaaaatgaaatagAAGTAATTAAATCAGCAAATAAGAATAACCAATTGCTGGGCCAAGTAAATGTGCATAACCAGGAAATGATAATACATAAACAAACCTCTTTCCTGATAGATTTTTCCAAAAGCATGTCTTTTGGAAGCATTAGAAGATCACTCAATGCATTCAGGAGATGGAAAGACTTGAAGGATGCTGCAACATCAAGTCTATCATCATCTTGCTTGTCCTCATTTTGAGGAGTGTCATCCACATCCATACCAAATAGGTCAGTTAGCCATCTAGACCAGTTGCCAATCTAGCAGAACAAAAAATACCCTTAGCACAAGGTTCATATCCATTTTTGGGATAAATAAATGGATAATATTATGCATAGAAACATCCTGTTCCTCTATTAATATGCTCTCCTAAAGGTCCAAACCTTTtgattcttttttcttagaaatgaTTTGAAGAAACTGTGTGTCAATAGGTAACTTATGGTGTTCATGTTGTTTTCACAGCTATTAGCTAGTCAGGGACAGGATTTGAAGGTCACTGGTAACAACACCCACTGAATTTGTCTACTGAGCCAATTGGCACTGTCACATATATTATAGAAATTAATGTAATATATTGTTACTTACAGCATTTTTCAGTTGAGCACCAGAACCAAAGCTTGATTTGCCAGATGGAATAGGTAGAACCTTAGGATCACTAATTGGATCAGACACCGGGTCAGTGGGAATCTCATCATCTGACTCACGTAAGATAGCATTGAACATAGCCACATCAAGTCTTGCCACACAATGCTCCATGACCTGTCAGAAAATAAGAATTCTCAGCTTGGATTTGAGAAACAATGGATGAGGTCCATGAGGAGAATGATAGAAGTACATGATAGAAGAACGATATAGATTCCAGTGCTTGTGTCAAAATATATGACATAAATCCATGTAAAAAACTTTTCGTAAAAAAGGAAGCGCATGATAGAAGAATGCGATAGATGCCAGTGCAACAAAACACAGAGGCCTGAAGGCTGGTGCATTAACTCTTTCCAGTCCTTTATCTTCATCACCCACATGATTCTCAAAGAATACACAAACATCCATGAGATGAGATAATGCTCAGGGAAGGATGGCAGGGATGAGGCCAAAAAACATCTGAATTACCTAAGCAACTGAGGGTAGATTTTGTCTGGTGATTAGGTAGGGAAAATGTCAAGGGCTAGGTAGTGGGAGAAGCAACATGAAGAGCAATACATATGATTGCAAATTTGATCCATTATATCATTACAAGCGTCGTCCAACCTATTAAAACAGTCTCACTTGAGGCTGCAGCTGACCTAGTTTATCTTCTGCAAGGTGATTTAACAATCACTAAAAAATCAGCCAAGCATCAAGTCAAACTAACCAATAGAGTCAATTGAAAGCAGAGACTACTCAGCAACATTTGCTTGCTGCCAGACTTACTGAAATGCAAGCCATGTAGCACTGACATGAATATGCAGATACATCATGCTAGGAGCATGTTGGACACCACAGTTGATAGGAGATGAGTCAGTAAATGCTGACACATAAAGAAACATGAGTAACCAAATCTCATGGGAAAATCAACACAAAGAAGCTGACAGTGACCATATCATCATTTGCATGATCTTGACTCTCAAGTGAACCAAGAAAAGTTGCTGACTTGATGCTTGAAACCGAACCTAACATTCCACAATGAAAGGCAAACTGAAGCAAGGTTATCTAATATGAGATCAAAGTTATCAATAAATACCATATACTGTTTGTtgcagaaaaaagagagaaacctATCATGGCTATACAGTTACAAGGAAGGCCGATCCTAGCAAGGATCCATCAAAGCAAATTAATCATGCACCTTACTTAAGATGGTGTAAGTGACTGTGGACTGAGCAAAAAAAAAGAGTACCGAATGATGGCAGGGCAGGTGGTTTAAATAGTGGATTAGCAAAAAGGAAATGAGTTAGGAAACGAAGGAGATGCCATGAAGGATGTTGATATATGAGACCACAATAATGCAGAAAATTTAGTGTCTTAACAAAAAAACAAAACATGCCATGGTAGAAACTAAAAAGCCTTATCTGGCAATGTGTGATCACATTTTCAGATAATAATATGATCCAGAAAATTTGATGGTGATCCAGGATGGCTTTTAACCAATTCAGCCCTCTGGATAGGGTGTTGAATTCTTGACCAAAAGCAACTATGGTAAGAGAAGAGCCTAGAGTGAAACCTAATCACAGTTGGAAGATGGAAGACTTATCCTTCTGgttattttgtttaattttatgCAGGCAAGAAGCCACTCGCCAAGGTTTCCCCATGGATGAGTAAACAAAGAAGCATGCAGACAAAAACATaacataatactaatatataggATACACTGGAGTGAAAATtatgcagcattggactttttgtTGAGCTAAATCAGGTGGTGTTGTAATGGATTTTGACAATAATCTAAAGGTAGGAGATACGTTAAACTGCAGTATTTCACACAAGAGTTGTCCAGAATCAACTTCTTGGCCAGCCTAAGAAAAAAGGATTAACATAAATTCAATTAATGTTCAGTACAAATAATAAAGACCTTGAGCTAATCAATGCTCCTTGCCAATACATGATTGAAGCATGAGTTAGAGAATATCAAAAAGAAGGAAGACCAATGTTCAAAACTTAAGAAGTGTTGAAAAGCTGAAGAAAACTGGCAAAAGCAAACAAGAGCCCAATAATTAGTTTTGATGTTAAATACTAAACATAGCCTTGTACGTTTTGTGTCAAATAATAGCTTAACCAGGTACAACCGTGCAGATATAATTAGTTGGTAGAAAATACCATGCTCACTCAACAACATACACTTAAAGGATCATTGGAGATGAAATGGGTGTTTTTATAAGTGAAAGAGACCTATGGTATCAACCAACGCATGGAAAATAGGGAATAAAACACTGGCATTTCATAATGGATGGTTGCTAAAAATTCTATAAAGCACATTGCATAGAATAATATCTGTTAAATCTGAGTACAGGAAGATTTGGCTGGTAAAAATTTCCATATATAGTTGCAGTCCTGACAACTAGGTACAACCAAGGGTTGGCTCAAAAAGGAACAATGCTTGCAGGGAAACCTGCAAAAAAAGGAATTAGCACCATCTAATTGTACATAGTTTTCAGAAAGTGTCCATTGAAGCAATCTCATGTTCTCATACAATATATATGAGGAGAAAGTAAGAGAAGTATGCAATATCACAGCAGATCGTCCAAACATATGCCACAAAATATTTACGCCCTGTAAGGCATTTTACTAAGAATTCACATATAAAGTTAATATAGaaactataaaaatatttaaaccaATAATGCCTAAAtaaaatctttctaaaaaaatgtCCATTCTCAGTGTCATGGTGAAATTCCAATGCTCAAAGCTACTGAATGGTATTCTGACATGGTGATTGCAGAAGATCCAAAGCCATTGAGCCTAACCAACCACCCTTGCAGCAGAAGAGAAATGAAACATCCACACTTACCAATCTAGCCAGCATAGGCAAGCATCCACACTCATGACCTCCTGCCCTAACAGGACAAAGTCTTTCAGAGGCATCTTTAAAAGCTTTCTTCCAAATTCCAATTGATGAGTTTGCCTGTTGACAATCACTTCTGCTCGGTGTCTTTTCATAACTTTTCTTTGAACCTCTCTTAAGTTCGTGATTCACACTGGCGGACTGCATGTGCGGGGTCAAAGTCTGAAAGTAACAAATGTTACACTCAGGTTCAAAATATAGAGTAAAAGCAGAAAATATgcaaataaaaaacaaaaaaaatggagcatatgGTCATTGCGAAAAGAATCGAACCTGCCACCACACAGACTCAACGATTCGAGAAAATATCCAGGTTTCAATCTTTTCTAGTGCAGATGTGAACGTGTCTGGATCTTCCCAGTCATCAAACTCTTCAGTGATAGAGAGCTTTTCCTTCTTGCGGGATATGGATTCCCATTTCAAtggagaagaatttttcttccgcACCATTATGGAACTATGTTCTGTAGAGTAAGGGCCAAAAGGTTTGGGGATGTCGGAACTCTTAATTGTTCTAGTGATAATAGCTCTAAGCACAACTGAGTTTGACAACCAGAAAGTCAACCTGTTTTGAAAAGACATCACCAGAAGTCAAATCCATGAAGAAAAGAAGTGCTAATGTATCATAGGCATGATCATGCATAATGAAAAACTATCTGATAACAAGGTAAAATGAATCTACAACCATAACTGAGACAGTTTTTAGAATCTTGTGCTAGTGATACAACAGATCTTTGTTGTATATATCTATGTAGCAGAAAAGGCTATGGAGAGTTAACATAAAGAAGATATTTGACATACCTTGGGACATCATTTCCACATGCTTTTGCAGCAACAACTAGTCCGGAGACAGCGCTTCTAGCTGCACTTGCCTGCTTTTCTCGTGACCACTGTTTTGAAGCGTGAATATATAACCTTGAAAGACGTCGAGCTGGAGTATGCACCTTCTGTGAAGAGCTTCCATGCTCTGCTACAATAGAGTAAAGACCCATCTCAATAGCAGCAGCTTCCCTTAACTCCCCTTCAAGCAACTCAACTCTAAGCTCCAATTCTCGAACTTTGTTATTAGAAAAGCCATTCCTGCTAATTCTAGAAATGTGTCTTACTTTATCTGAGCTTGAGCTAGTACTTTCCTGATCATCTGTTCCATCATCTGTAGCAGAGTTTATGCCATTACATACATCCTCTTGAACATCAACTTCCTTCACATCTTCATCATTGGGTCCATATGTTATGGTTCCTCTCGAGTCTGGAGGTGATCTCACAGATAATTTCATACTCTTTAGTCTATCATTTGTTAAGTTTCCATTACCCCTTTCACCAAAACCTCTCCAATTAGATACAGCTAGATCAGAAGTAAATGATGTTTTGCGAGAACTTTGCAGATAATTGTGCTGCTGAATGGCTGGAGTTTTTTGCACTGTTGCAACTGATGCATTAGAGAAATTATCAGGGCTATCAATCAAGCAATCATTTTCAACTGAATGGTTCTGGACTTGTTTGGTTTTCTCTTCTAATCCGTTTTCTATCTTTTTTCCAGTGCTTTCCTCCACAAACCTATAATCTGCAGCATGACTATTTGAAACCTCTATGGACCCATTTTGACTTTCTTGAGATACCCCATCCTTGTTAACATTTTGCTCAGGTTCGCTATTAGTTACAGGGTTCAGCTTCTCCTGGAAATCAGTATCTGCAGATTCAATTTTGTCTGTGATTGCAATAGTGCTTTCTTTCTTTACAAGGTTTTCTACAATGTTTTCTTTGCCGCTGAAGTCTACCATCTTTTCTTGAACTTCCTCAGCTTTATCATTCCACAGGGCACTTTCATTATCCTTTCCAGATATGATATCTTCCTCTGTACTTTCGGGCATCAGAGGTGATGAAGAAGGTGTGCTAGAGGTGTCTGACTTCTCCAGTATGAGTAGCGAACTTGTCTGAGGAGTAGAGAAAGATGCATTGCCATTAACCAAGCTCCCAGAGTCCCTGGGTAAATCTTCCAGTGATGATTCTTGGGACCTCTCATTCTGATTGCTGACAGCACCATTTAGGTTAATTCCTGTGGTTACCGGTCTCAACTCATCTTTCACAGGTACAGATTGCAAAGGTAAGTCAGCTTCTAAAGCACCTACCCCATGCTCATCTGCTGCGTCTAATGTGTTCTGTGAAGCCAATCAAAACTAATCAACATTCATTTTTCAGTATAGCAGTAATTAAGTTCAGTAAATTCATAAGCTAATCGATTTAAAACATCCATGCTGCACATCAACTTCTTTTATGGTATTCCCCATCCGATCCTATACTGGATTAGAACAGATCTGATGGTAGTAGCCTAGCAggcactaaaaattaaaatttactgGCTTTACCGATTCGAAATTAACTGTAAAAAATTTGGTACTTTAGGTATTATACAGATGATAAACCAATATAATTTAGTGATTTCCTAACAAAATTGTGAAGCAGCTTGATTTAGAATTTTGCAACAATATTTGTATTATATATCATCCACCAGTTATGGTTCAAGATAATTACCTCATGATGCTGTTGTTCTGCAGTACTAGTTTGAACTGGCAAATGTGCATTTGCCTCCAGGGCTGAAGACGAGCAAGCAAGTGACGAATGGGATGAGACATCATCATCAGTGAAGGAGGCTATCTCAGCTTCCTCAGCATACTCCTCGTTCATCAAGGCTGACACCGACTCCCTACCATCCTTATCTAATGAGGCCTCCTTTGACAGGCTTTCTCCAGATGAAGAGCTCCTGTTCTCCTTTTGAAATGGCTGAATATTCACATAAAGCAATGGCTGTACCGTGTTTCTAAAGCTTCTCTTGCAGTTCACTGGAATGCTGACACTCACTGTTTCTTTGATCATACCATGCTCTGCCAAATCAATTACTACACTCCCTAAATGCTGCCCCTTTACTGTCTTATCCCTCCTGGGCTCATACATgttaaattcaagcacattcttCTGAAACGTGCTCATGCCATTGCCCTTTGCTGAACCCTCTCTCAACAAGCTGGCTTGGAGCTTGAAGGACTCGTTGAATTCAATCTTGCCTTCAGCAGCAGTCACTCCAAGGGATGGGGTAATGGGGTTGGTGGACCCAGAACTGTTGTCCCCGTTCTCCCATTGAAGGACTACAGAGCGAACGGACTTCAAGGATTGGGATGGGGGCCATGGCTTTATTTCTTGGATATGGATGATATAATCCACATGAACCGAGGCGCCTTTCTTGTTCTTGGATCTCAGACCCAACACCATGGTTGATAGACCGGATCACCTTGCGCCCTTTATTTTGACAATGGGTTCAGATCCGGATGCCTCCTCTGAGATTTCAAGTTTTGACAACACGAGGAAAATTATGATGGGATTAGAAATTGGTAAGTTTGGCGAGAGATTGAACT from Elaeis guineensis isolate ETL-2024a chromosome 9, EG11, whole genome shotgun sequence includes these protein-coding regions:
- the LOC105051397 gene encoding uncharacterized protein, with product MVLGLRSKNKKGASVHVDYIIHIQEIKPWPPSQSLKSVRSVVLQWENGDNSSGSTNPITPSLGVTAAEGKIEFNESFKLQASLLREGSAKGNGMSTFQKNVLEFNMYEPRRDKTVKGQHLGSVVIDLAEHGMIKETVSVSIPVNCKRSFRNTVQPLLYVNIQPFQKENRSSSSGESLSKEASLDKDGRESVSALMNEEYAEEAEIASFTDDDVSSHSSLACSSSALEANAHLPVQTSTAEQQHHENTLDAADEHGVGALEADLPLQSVPVKDELRPVTTGINLNGAVSNQNERSQESSLEDLPRDSGSLVNGNASFSTPQTSSLLILEKSDTSSTPSSSPLMPESTEEDIISGKDNESALWNDKAEEVQEKMVDFSGKENIVENLVKKESTIAITDKIESADTDFQEKLNPVTNSEPEQNVNKDGVSQESQNGSIEVSNSHAADYRFVEESTGKKIENGLEEKTKQVQNHSVENDCLIDSPDNFSNASVATVQKTPAIQQHNYLQSSRKTSFTSDLAVSNWRGFGERGNGNLTNDRLKSMKLSVRSPPDSRGTITYGPNDEDVKEVDVQEDVCNGINSATDDGTDDQESTSSSSDKVRHISRISRNGFSNNKVRELELRVELLEGELREAAAIEMGLYSIVAEHGSSSQKVHTPARRLSRLYIHASKQWSREKQASAARSAVSGLVVAAKACGNDVPRLTFWLSNSVVLRAIITRTIKSSDIPKPFGPYSTEHSSIMVRKKNSSPLKWESISRKKEKLSITEEFDDWEDPDTFTSALEKIETWIFSRIVESVWWQTLTPHMQSASVNHELKRGSKKSYEKTPSRSDCQQANSSIGIWKKAFKDASERLCPVRAGGHECGCLPMLARLVMEHCVARLDVAMFNAILRESDDEIPTDPVSDPISDPKVLPIPSGKSSFGSGAQLKNAIGNWSRWLTDLFGMDVDDTPQNEDKQDDDRLDVAASFKSFHLLNALSDLLMLPKDMLLEKSIRKEVCPTFSASMIKRILDSFLPDEFCPDPIPEVVLKALDSEDPLESDEERIRNAPCNASPIIYSPPSVASVESIIGDVQGAPLLRRSGSSVVRKCHTSDDELDELDSPLASILIDKLSAPTTKRKDHSYANAVRYQLLREVWRDD